A genome region from Sulfurovum sp. TSL6 includes the following:
- a CDS encoding NFACT RNA binding domain-containing protein: MKLYELKAIAKRLNDFSFISRARRVEDNTLELVFDKSDSYFFNMTRGHSFIYKAPSQRPIQSYNAPFDTLLHTLLSASKIISVDVPNDDRILRLTLAPKSSYKDKIICLQLEFTGKNTNAILIDDNEVIIEALRHIDADSSFRVIRPGVQLLAIPPFTRTEESKEIIDIDAYLEEKYTQIQAKKLLELKKQKLALTDKKIQKLNQLLEKLPDEVQLNEEVQKYKEYAHLILANLYQIKPYDTKLKTYDFEGNEITIKLPKDTKVNRMSDYFFNLSKRAKNKAKNVHIEKENLQSKKAFYENIYYALEQANEPYELELLVPKRGKSQRKKERLKEGELFWIEDYKVLVGRNSNENQKLLEMAKANDLWMHIRDMPSSHVIIRTDKQNLPDSVLKAAAKLCVDFSVKNPGDYEVDYTKRKFVKVQEGSNVLYNKYDTISVTKEGVEIRV; encoded by the coding sequence ATGAAATTATATGAACTCAAAGCCATTGCCAAACGTCTTAATGACTTCTCTTTTATCAGTCGTGCCAGACGCGTTGAAGACAATACTTTAGAGTTGGTATTTGACAAATCGGACAGCTACTTTTTCAATATGACACGAGGGCACAGTTTCATCTATAAAGCTCCATCACAAAGACCGATTCAAAGTTATAATGCACCTTTTGACACCCTGCTCCATACACTCTTGTCTGCAAGTAAGATCATCTCTGTGGATGTACCGAATGATGACCGGATCTTACGTTTGACACTCGCACCCAAAAGTTCTTATAAGGACAAGATCATCTGTCTGCAGTTGGAATTTACAGGTAAGAATACCAATGCCATACTCATTGATGACAACGAAGTCATCATAGAAGCACTCAGACATATCGATGCGGACAGCTCATTTCGTGTCATCCGTCCAGGCGTACAACTCCTTGCGATACCTCCTTTTACACGGACAGAAGAGAGCAAAGAGATCATAGATATAGATGCTTACCTTGAAGAGAAATATACTCAGATACAGGCTAAAAAACTTTTAGAGCTAAAAAAACAGAAACTCGCTCTTACCGATAAAAAGATCCAAAAACTGAATCAACTTTTGGAAAAACTTCCTGATGAAGTACAACTGAACGAGGAAGTGCAGAAGTATAAAGAATATGCCCACCTCATCCTGGCAAATCTCTATCAGATAAAACCCTATGACACGAAACTTAAAACCTATGATTTTGAAGGCAATGAAATCACCATAAAATTGCCCAAAGATACGAAGGTCAACCGTATGAGTGATTACTTTTTCAACCTATCCAAACGGGCTAAAAATAAAGCCAAGAACGTTCACATAGAAAAAGAAAACCTGCAAAGTAAAAAAGCTTTCTATGAAAATATATACTATGCGCTTGAACAAGCCAATGAGCCTTATGAACTGGAACTTCTTGTGCCCAAACGCGGAAAGTCTCAACGTAAAAAAGAACGTCTGAAGGAAGGAGAACTCTTCTGGATAGAAGACTATAAAGTGCTTGTCGGACGTAACAGCAACGAAAACCAAAAACTCCTGGAAATGGCAAAAGCCAACGACCTTTGGATGCATATACGTGATATGCCATCAAGCCATGTCATCATCAGAACCGATAAACAAAACCTGCCCGACTCCGTACTCAAAGCTGCCGCAAAGCTCTGTGTAGATTTTTCTGTCAAAAACCCCGGAGATTATGAAGTCGATTACACAAAGCGTAAATTTGTCAAAGTACAAGAAGGTTCCAATGTACTTTACAACAAATATGACACTATTTCTGTCACGAAGGAAGGCGTTGAAATTAGAGTCTAG
- the leuC gene encoding 3-isopropylmalate dehydratase large subunit: MGQTMTEKIFSEHAGREVHAGEIVRVDIDMIIGNDITTPISIRAFEESGAEKLARPDNFCIVMDHYIPAKDIASANQAKISRDFAYKHDLKYFFDEKDMGIEHALLPEKGLVVPGDVIIGADSHTCTHGALGAFSTGMGSTDLSFGMITGGNWFKVPETIKVELTGTPGEHIYGKDIILELIRQIGVDGALYKAIEFTGEAIQHLGMADRFSIANMVIEAGAKNGIFAVDDITLAYLEERKEINGGLRAEPKIHVSDADAEYCQVITIDTGALSPVVAYPFLPSNGKPIEQAVADDLKVDQVMIGSCTNGRIEDLRVAAEIVKGKRVARHTRMIVTPATQKILLQAQHEGLMDILIEAGAVVSNPTCGACLGGYMGILGDGERCVATTNRNFVGRMGARTSEIYLANSAVAAASAIAGKIVDPRDL, translated from the coding sequence ATGGGACAAACTATGACAGAAAAGATCTTCTCAGAACATGCAGGGCGTGAAGTGCATGCAGGGGAGATCGTTAGAGTAGATATCGATATGATCATTGGAAATGACATTACGACGCCTATCTCCATTAGAGCATTTGAAGAGTCAGGTGCAGAGAAATTGGCTAGACCAGATAATTTTTGTATCGTAATGGATCACTATATTCCGGCAAAAGATATTGCATCGGCAAACCAGGCAAAGATCTCTAGGGATTTTGCCTATAAACATGATCTGAAATATTTTTTTGATGAAAAAGATATGGGTATCGAGCATGCTTTACTCCCGGAAAAAGGACTTGTGGTCCCTGGTGATGTGATCATCGGTGCGGATAGCCACACTTGTACACATGGTGCCCTTGGTGCATTTTCAACAGGTATGGGAAGTACAGACCTTTCATTCGGGATGATCACGGGTGGGAACTGGTTTAAAGTACCTGAGACGATCAAAGTGGAATTGACAGGTACGCCGGGTGAACATATCTACGGTAAAGATATCATTCTTGAACTGATCCGTCAGATAGGTGTGGACGGTGCATTGTACAAAGCGATCGAATTTACAGGTGAAGCGATCCAACACCTTGGTATGGCAGACAGATTCTCTATTGCAAATATGGTGATCGAGGCGGGAGCTAAAAACGGTATCTTCGCAGTGGATGATATCACATTGGCGTACCTTGAAGAGAGAAAAGAGATCAATGGCGGATTAAGAGCTGAACCTAAGATCCATGTTTCTGATGCAGATGCCGAGTATTGTCAAGTGATCACGATAGATACCGGAGCACTTTCGCCGGTGGTCGCGTATCCTTTCTTGCCATCAAACGGAAAGCCTATAGAACAAGCGGTTGCAGATGATCTCAAAGTAGACCAGGTAATGATCGGATCTTGTACGAATGGACGTATCGAGGATCTACGTGTTGCAGCAGAAATTGTGAAAGGCAAAAGAGTCGCACGCCATACGCGTATGATCGTAACGCCAGCCACACAGAAGATACTTCTTCAAGCACAGCATGAAGGTTTGATGGATATTTTGATCGAAGCAGGTGCCGTGGTCTCGAACCCTACTTGTGGTGCATGTTTGGGTGGATACATGGGTATACTCGGAGACGGTGAGCGTTGTGTTGCTACAACAAACCGTAACTTCGTAGGTCGTATGGGTGCCAGAACATCTGAGATCTACTTGGCGAACTCAGCTGTGGCAGCTGCTTCAGCAATAGCCGGAAAGATCGTAGACCCTAGAGATCTCTAA
- a CDS encoding succinate dehydrogenase/fumarate reductase iron-sulfur subunit, with the protein MQIKILRSETNTHQLYTLPAGEIPLLNALSYIKETQDATLTFSAGCRASVCGTCAVRVNGREELACAYKVKSGDIIEPLQYHPVLRDLKVDKHKAKETLLTSTAWLHSTQEASLTPSDERLSETQTDCILCDSCYSACPVYAVNPDFLGPFALTRAYRYSADKREGDMKNIIDNIQSNGVWDCTLCGECTAVCPKGIDPKMDITMLRGLSVQEGYNDPSFATQSFGTPDFGGGGFGFDPNAGF; encoded by the coding sequence ATGCAAATAAAAATTCTTCGCTCTGAAACCAATACCCATCAACTCTATACTCTACCTGCGGGAGAGATTCCTCTTTTGAATGCCTTGAGCTACATTAAAGAGACGCAAGATGCCACACTTACCTTTTCAGCTGGCTGTCGTGCTTCGGTTTGCGGTACGTGCGCAGTACGTGTAAATGGAAGAGAAGAGCTTGCCTGTGCCTATAAAGTAAAATCCGGGGATATCATAGAGCCACTTCAGTATCATCCTGTACTGCGTGATCTTAAAGTAGATAAACACAAAGCCAAAGAGACACTCTTAACAAGTACTGCATGGCTGCATAGTACACAAGAGGCTTCACTCACACCGAGTGATGAAAGACTCTCTGAAACACAGACAGACTGCATACTCTGTGACTCATGCTACTCAGCCTGCCCTGTCTATGCAGTCAATCCTGATTTTCTTGGACCTTTTGCGCTGACACGTGCCTATCGTTACAGTGCTGACAAAAGAGAAGGTGATATGAAAAATATCATAGATAACATTCAGAGTAATGGTGTGTGGGATTGTACCTTATGCGGAGAGTGTACAGCTGTGTGTCCTAAAGGTATCGATCCGAAAATGGATATCACCATGTTAAGAGGACTCTCTGTACAGGAAGGATACAATGATCCCTCTTTTGCGACACAGAGTTTTGGCACGCCAGATTTTGGCGGTGGAGGATTTGGGTTCGACCCCAATGCAGGATTTTAG
- a CDS encoding FAD-dependent oxidoreductase: MIDVLIIGSGGAGLTAALAAKNAGASVTVAGKAYPTNSQTSMAQGGMNAALGNVGEDHVSSHIADTIKSAHGLCDEEMVQQMCEDAPGTIAWLERLGVPFSRLDNEKSGTQTIAQRQMGGASAKRACYAQDYTGLKILHTLYDTCLKEKIHFLDEYYLLNLITEEGTVKGATFLDIRTGKVKQINAKSVIMATGGYGALYHGFTTNAYGSTGDGIAAVLRAGGAVSDMEFIQFHPTALKHSCILVSESARGEGGYLVNEKGERFVDELKPRDEVARAIFSQIKEGQRVFLDVRHLGEAKLMELLPQEVELCKLHEHVDPATELIPIKPVAHYSMGGIDVDTALEVNGIKGCFAVGECSNAKVHGANRLGGNSLLEITTFGKVAGENAYKYAVSVSSKAADDTQQQKDAGEIEALLSQKETANFYPYREKLGNLFYDKVGIVRENDQLNEALNEITMMQETKKEMGISDKSPTNNQNLIDFLEFQNALLLAPTIISAAIARDESRGAHYKVGFEHEDEALKKHRVLQWKKEETCK, from the coding sequence ATGATAGATGTACTGATCATCGGTTCAGGTGGTGCTGGACTCACAGCGGCACTTGCAGCAAAAAATGCCGGAGCTTCCGTCACCGTAGCAGGTAAAGCCTACCCTACCAATTCGCAAACCTCTATGGCACAGGGAGGCATGAACGCTGCCCTTGGCAATGTAGGCGAGGACCATGTAAGTTCGCACATCGCAGATACCATCAAGTCGGCACATGGACTTTGTGATGAAGAAATGGTACAACAGATGTGTGAAGATGCTCCTGGGACCATCGCATGGTTAGAACGTTTGGGTGTCCCTTTTTCAAGGCTTGACAATGAAAAATCCGGTACACAAACCATAGCCCAACGTCAAATGGGCGGGGCATCTGCGAAACGTGCATGTTATGCCCAGGATTATACCGGACTCAAGATACTCCATACCCTTTATGACACCTGTTTAAAAGAAAAGATACACTTTTTGGATGAATATTATCTTCTGAATCTCATTACAGAAGAGGGAACAGTAAAAGGTGCCACCTTTTTAGATATACGTACAGGCAAGGTCAAGCAGATCAATGCAAAATCTGTTATCATGGCCACAGGTGGATATGGTGCACTCTATCATGGATTTACAACCAATGCCTACGGCTCTACCGGTGATGGTATAGCGGCAGTACTGCGTGCAGGTGGAGCAGTCTCTGATATGGAGTTCATCCAGTTCCATCCAACGGCACTTAAACACTCTTGTATTCTCGTCTCTGAATCTGCCAGAGGGGAAGGCGGGTATTTGGTCAATGAAAAGGGAGAGCGTTTTGTCGATGAGCTCAAACCACGTGATGAAGTCGCCCGTGCTATCTTTAGCCAGATCAAAGAGGGACAGCGTGTCTTTTTGGATGTACGTCATTTAGGAGAAGCAAAACTCATGGAACTTCTCCCGCAAGAGGTGGAACTCTGCAAATTGCATGAACATGTTGACCCTGCAACAGAGCTTATCCCGATCAAACCTGTCGCTCACTATTCCATGGGAGGAATAGACGTAGATACCGCCCTGGAAGTCAATGGGATCAAAGGCTGCTTTGCCGTGGGTGAATGTTCCAATGCCAAAGTCCATGGTGCCAACCGTCTTGGAGGAAATTCCCTGCTTGAAATTACCACTTTTGGAAAAGTTGCAGGAGAAAATGCCTATAAATATGCTGTTTCTGTTAGTAGCAAAGCTGCAGATGATACACAACAGCAAAAAGATGCTGGAGAGATAGAAGCACTTTTATCACAAAAAGAGACTGCTAATTTTTATCCCTACAGAGAGAAGCTGGGGAATCTTTTTTATGATAAAGTCGGTATCGTCAGAGAAAATGACCAGCTCAATGAAGCACTAAATGAAATAACTATGATGCAAGAGACAAAAAAAGAGATGGGCATTTCAGACAAAAGCCCAACTAATAACCAGAACCTCATTGACTTTTTAGAGTTTCAAAATGCCCTGCTTCTGGCACCCACCATCATCTCTGCAGCCATTGCCAGAGACGAAAGCCGTGGAGCCCACTACAAAGTGGGGTTTGAACATGAAGATGAAGCACTGAAAAAACATAGGGTACTCCAGTGGAAAAAGGAAGAGACATGCAAATAA